One [Clostridium] saccharolyticum WM1 DNA segment encodes these proteins:
- a CDS encoding PucR family transcriptional regulator, with translation MTFAKLIEKISDEYSIELLSQGEDTEIQDVALIDSRHEPANRSTLYFGYDKQLKHAGSVPSQCIVARTDPAAPPLSTGGNIALVTEDSLFPIFNDAKALIEATRKGIFEELTALADKTHSIEAVIDAASVRLGNSLLFCDMNFKIIAASSSVPVLDPLWIENTKQGYCCYEFISEVKKLKSIRNASQTTAAIEVTCNKSPYRKLSCKVFHNQTQIGFLLLIEGENNVLPSHFEMLSTTSHVISYTISYYTWDLFEKNSLYHKLLYDMLIGAPSKDLMPRLAELQFPAKMLVLFIRPARYPGQPYLKNMICKKLKIQIPGTHVTYHKNGIVAVIPLKEDRDIEIELLEQLKYFSQKEHLRIGISHSFSSIENFVSHYEQAHAALELGHKRNPKELVFLYQNYQIFDLLSEVKNPDKIRRFCHPALAVLNQYDHENNSQLYKTLCVFLEKGCNIKLTSESLYIHRNSLVYRLNRITEISRVDLSDINTRFLLRLSFLIDRYHELKKSLE, from the coding sequence ATGACATTTGCAAAGCTGATAGAAAAAATCTCTGATGAATATTCCATTGAACTCCTGTCACAAGGAGAAGATACTGAAATACAGGATGTTGCTTTGATTGACAGCAGGCATGAACCTGCGAACAGGAGTACGCTTTACTTTGGTTATGATAAACAATTAAAACATGCAGGTTCCGTTCCATCCCAATGCATCGTTGCACGCACGGATCCTGCAGCGCCGCCCCTTTCCACTGGGGGGAATATTGCTTTGGTAACAGAGGACTCTTTATTTCCCATATTCAACGATGCAAAAGCTTTGATTGAAGCGACTCGCAAAGGAATCTTCGAGGAACTTACTGCTCTCGCAGATAAAACCCATAGCATTGAGGCCGTGATAGATGCTGCCTCTGTAAGGCTTGGAAATTCTTTGCTGTTCTGTGATATGAACTTTAAAATCATTGCTGCGTCTTCCTCTGTTCCTGTCCTTGATCCTCTTTGGATTGAGAATACAAAGCAGGGATACTGCTGCTATGAATTTATCAGTGAAGTAAAAAAATTAAAATCCATTCGCAACGCTTCCCAGACTACAGCCGCCATAGAAGTCACCTGCAACAAATCCCCTTACCGGAAGTTAAGCTGTAAGGTTTTTCACAATCAGACCCAAATCGGTTTTTTATTGTTGATTGAAGGAGAGAACAATGTTCTTCCTTCCCATTTTGAAATGCTAAGCACAACAAGCCATGTGATCAGCTACACCATTTCCTACTATACATGGGACCTGTTTGAAAAAAACAGCCTTTATCATAAATTATTATATGATATGCTGATTGGAGCGCCTTCCAAGGATCTTATGCCAAGATTGGCAGAACTTCAGTTTCCTGCAAAAATGCTGGTTTTATTCATTCGTCCTGCAAGATATCCCGGTCAGCCGTACTTAAAAAATATGATATGCAAGAAATTGAAAATACAGATTCCGGGCACCCATGTCACTTATCATAAAAACGGTATTGTTGCTGTTATTCCCTTGAAAGAAGATAGGGATATAGAGATTGAATTACTGGAACAACTGAAATACTTTTCCCAAAAGGAACACTTACGAATCGGAATCAGTCATTCATTTTCCAGCATTGAAAATTTTGTAAGCCACTATGAACAAGCTCATGCCGCTTTGGAGCTGGGTCATAAACGAAACCCTAAAGAACTTGTATTCCTCTATCAAAATTATCAGATCTTTGATTTGCTTTCGGAAGTAAAGAATCCTGATAAAATAAGGCGGTTCTGCCATCCGGCTCTGGCAGTACTCAATCAGTATGACCACGAAAATAATTCGCAGCTATATAAGACCTTATGTGTCTTCCTAGAAAAAGGTTGTAACATAAAATTAACCTCAGAAAGTCTCTATATCCACCGAAATTCTCTAGTTTACCGGTTAAACCGTATCACAGAAATAAGCCGTGTTGACCTTTCAGACATTAACACACGTTTCCTGCTTCGGCTTTCTTTTCTCATAGACCGGTATCATGAACTGAAGAAAAGCTTGGAATAA
- a CDS encoding YaiI/YqxD family protein, whose amino-acid sequence MVIYVDADACPVVRIVERVAEEYKIKVCLLCDTNHVLQSDYSDIKIIGAGADAVDFALVNLCSPGDIVVTQDYGVAAMALGKDAYAIHQSGRWYTNDNINQLLMERHLAKAARRAKSKDHLYRPRKRTQEDDQHFEESFRKLITFAGEM is encoded by the coding sequence ATGGTGATTTATGTGGATGCAGACGCCTGCCCGGTAGTTCGTATTGTGGAAAGGGTAGCTGAAGAATATAAGATAAAAGTATGTCTTTTATGTGATACCAATCATGTGCTGCAGTCTGATTACAGCGATATAAAGATTATCGGCGCAGGGGCTGATGCAGTTGATTTTGCATTGGTAAACCTGTGCAGTCCGGGTGATATTGTGGTAACACAGGATTATGGTGTGGCAGCGATGGCACTGGGGAAAGATGCATATGCGATTCATCAGTCCGGAAGATGGTATACCAATGATAACATAAATCAGCTGCTTATGGAACGACACCTGGCAAAAGCCGCCAGAAGGGCAAAATCAAAAGATCATTTATATCGGCCAAGAAAAAGAACCCAGGAAGACGACCAGCATTTTGAAGAATCGTTCCGTAAATTAATTACCTTTGCCGGAGAAATGTAA
- a CDS encoding DUF6544 family protein, which translates to MLWMTIVLIALAIIGMYLALPGGRLWKQYLTDVKRSLAETNRQGSTQDIFTEEHVAKLPALLRQHITNGGYMGKPFMNNMLIYFHNTKFRMSAGKRPIKIKFMQVNFADRPDRHAFLTGRIGGIPVQAKDSVLDGFGSLTGMLAKQFQLFRSTGAEMDQGQLITALADAVYMPSLFLQEYVSWTAIDSYTVEGEISWKGVNAKGRFTFDNKGNITRFDTNDRYMDDNGKGSSLVPWYVTYSDYKEQNGFFQPGRVRVTWKLPDGDDTYFMSDHIEVHYSIQEVE; encoded by the coding sequence ATGCTTTGGATGACGATCGTTTTGATTGCACTGGCAATCATTGGAATGTATTTGGCATTGCCAGGAGGCAGACTTTGGAAGCAATATCTGACAGACGTGAAAAGATCTTTGGCCGAAACAAATAGACAAGGAAGCACACAGGATATATTTACAGAAGAGCATGTTGCAAAACTGCCTGCACTGCTCCGTCAGCACATCACCAATGGTGGTTATATGGGAAAGCCTTTCATGAATAATATGCTCATATATTTTCACAATACTAAGTTTCGTATGTCAGCAGGAAAACGGCCAATTAAAATTAAATTCATGCAGGTTAACTTTGCAGACAGACCGGACCGGCATGCTTTCCTGACCGGACGAATTGGTGGTATTCCAGTGCAGGCCAAAGACAGTGTGTTGGACGGATTCGGATCTTTGACAGGTATGCTTGCCAAGCAATTCCAGCTTTTCCGGTCTACAGGTGCAGAAATGGACCAGGGCCAGCTGATAACGGCGCTGGCAGACGCAGTGTATATGCCATCTTTGTTTTTACAGGAATATGTGTCATGGACAGCCATAGACAGCTACACCGTTGAAGGGGAGATTTCATGGAAGGGCGTTAATGCGAAAGGAAGATTTACGTTTGACAATAAGGGCAACATCACACGATTTGATACCAATGACCGGTATATGGACGATAACGGGAAAGGCAGCTCTCTGGTACCGTGGTATGTAACTTATTCTGATTACAAAGAACAGAATGGTTTCTTTCAGCCGGGTAGGGTTCGTGTAACCTGGAAGCTTCCGGATGGTGATGACACCTATTTTATGAGTGACCACATTGAGGTACATTACTCAATACAGGAAGTAGAATAA
- a CDS encoding arsenate reductase ArsC, whose product MVKIAFICVHNSCRSQMAEALCRHLAGDVFECYSAGTETRPQMNQDAVRLIKQIYNIDMEKTQYSKLLSDLPPVDIVVTMGCHVACPHLPCKHREDWGLEDPTGKDDEVFRNTICMIQEKIFDLRSRLSDIRTL is encoded by the coding sequence ATGGTAAAGATTGCATTTATCTGCGTTCATAATTCCTGCCGCAGCCAGATGGCCGAAGCTCTGTGCAGGCACTTAGCAGGAGATGTGTTTGAATGTTATTCTGCCGGAACAGAAACCAGGCCGCAGATGAACCAGGACGCAGTAAGACTGATAAAACAAATTTATAATATTGATATGGAAAAGACACAATATTCAAAGCTGTTGTCGGATCTGCCACCGGTGGACATAGTTGTCACAATGGGGTGTCATGTGGCCTGTCCCCATCTGCCGTGTAAGCATCGGGAGGACTGGGGACTGGAAGATCCAACCGGAAAAGACGATGAGGTTTTTAGAAACACAATCTGTATGATCCAGGAGAAGATTTTTGATTTAAGAAGCAGATTAAGCGATATCAGAACTCTGTAA